Proteins from a genomic interval of Afifella aestuarii:
- a CDS encoding TIGR00730 family Rossman fold protein — MQAICVFCGSNAGARADYARVACGLGAAIAEAGLRLVYGGARVGLMGAVANAALTAGGEVIGVIPHALVQKEVAHKGLTKLHEVGSMHERKALMGDLSDGFVALPGGAGTLEELFEVWTWGQLGYHKKPVGLLNVAGFYDGLAAFLDHQAAEHFMRPEHRAMLMVEADPGTLLHRFKTYEPPQVEKWIAGRER; from the coding sequence ATGCAGGCGATCTGCGTCTTCTGCGGCTCCAATGCCGGAGCGCGCGCCGATTATGCGCGCGTGGCCTGCGGTCTCGGTGCGGCGATTGCCGAGGCGGGGCTGCGCCTCGTCTATGGCGGCGCGCGCGTCGGGCTGATGGGGGCCGTCGCCAACGCCGCGCTGACGGCGGGCGGCGAGGTGATCGGCGTCATCCCGCATGCGCTCGTGCAAAAGGAGGTGGCGCATAAGGGGCTCACAAAACTCCACGAAGTCGGCTCCATGCATGAGCGCAAAGCGCTGATGGGCGACCTCTCCGACGGCTTCGTGGCGCTGCCGGGCGGGGCGGGCACGCTCGAAGAGCTCTTCGAAGTGTGGACCTGGGGCCAGCTCGGCTATCATAAAAAGCCGGTCGGGCTGTTGAACGTGGCGGGGTTTTACGACGGGCTCGCCGCCTTCCTCGACCACCAGGCGGCGGAGCATTTCATGCGCCCCGAACACCGGGCGATGCTGATGGTGGAGGCGGACCCCGGCACGCTTCTCCACCGCTTCAAGACCTATGAGCCGCCGCAGGTGGAGAAATGGATCGCCGGCCGCGAGAGGTGA
- a CDS encoding AAA family ATPase, producing MKIETISVRNFRCFGPDWTEVNLQGQVTAFVGGNGSGKTALFLALSRLFGVTRTDRTVTKKDFHIAHDEEELPDGRTLEIECLLGFPELDEEEDEDAPAVPDFFNHMAASAPDEPLKTRIRLVARWIEDGTPDGTVEEDIRWITTLGDEFDWETLPKVSAVDRASIQVVYVPALRNAADRVTELLKGRLWRAALWSADLGARATEGADLIQNQFDQEAPSNFIIERLTHRWQQVYEGDTDTTPSLRLIESRIEELVRRAEFVFHPDEAGRNRVLADLSDGQRSLFHIALTAATLETEQAALALAAEESPFDQEKLRRTHLTILAIEEPENSLSPFFLSRIVTQAREIGEMSTAQALISSHSASILSRIEADEVRYFRLDRQMRRACVKLLTLPEDDAEASTYVRLAVRSYPELYFARFVILAEGDSERIVLPRIAEARGVLLDPSFVPVVPLGGRYVSHFWRLLTDLGIPYATLLDFDLGRTHGGANMIRTAIAALNDVGCDLTENPLVVDGTINLDDLEDLAHKDVLADWKDNDWLQALKHEAVFFSDPIDLDFAMLEAFPEAYQHPNPGGRGPRTTAAAIAEKKTVVLKKNGDNSIYEDACWNNSFAWYPYLFLSRSKPETHLAALSRITRRNLARRAPPELRALIDHVRDVLFPDPDEDWC from the coding sequence ATGAAGATAGAGACTATCTCGGTACGAAATTTTCGTTGCTTTGGTCCCGATTGGACGGAAGTGAATCTGCAAGGTCAGGTAACAGCGTTCGTTGGGGGGAACGGTTCAGGCAAAACGGCTCTTTTCCTGGCGCTCTCTCGTCTATTTGGCGTGACGAGGACGGACAGGACTGTTACCAAGAAAGACTTTCATATCGCCCATGACGAAGAGGAGCTGCCAGACGGGCGGACTCTGGAGATTGAGTGTCTGCTCGGCTTCCCGGAGCTGGACGAAGAAGAGGACGAAGATGCCCCGGCCGTCCCCGACTTTTTTAATCACATGGCTGCCTCGGCTCCCGATGAACCGCTAAAGACGCGGATCCGGCTTGTCGCCAGATGGATCGAAGACGGCACGCCGGACGGTACCGTCGAAGAAGACATCAGATGGATCACGACGCTTGGAGACGAATTCGACTGGGAGACCCTTCCGAAAGTCTCCGCTGTGGATCGCGCGAGTATTCAGGTCGTTTACGTTCCCGCCCTTCGCAACGCCGCCGACCGTGTCACCGAGCTTCTGAAAGGACGTCTGTGGCGAGCGGCGCTATGGTCTGCTGATCTTGGCGCTCGTGCTACGGAGGGGGCCGACCTTATCCAGAACCAATTCGATCAGGAAGCCCCGTCCAACTTCATCATTGAGCGTCTGACGCACAGATGGCAGCAGGTCTATGAAGGTGACACAGACACGACCCCCAGTCTTCGGCTGATCGAGAGCAGGATCGAAGAGCTTGTGCGGCGCGCGGAGTTCGTTTTCCATCCTGACGAGGCCGGCCGAAATCGAGTCCTTGCCGATCTCAGCGATGGCCAGCGCTCACTTTTCCATATCGCTCTGACGGCTGCGACGCTCGAAACCGAACAGGCGGCTCTTGCGCTCGCTGCGGAAGAAAGCCCGTTCGATCAGGAAAAGCTCCGGCGCACGCATCTGACCATTCTCGCGATTGAGGAGCCTGAGAACAGCCTTTCCCCGTTCTTCCTGTCTCGGATCGTGACGCAGGCGCGGGAGATAGGCGAAATGAGCACCGCGCAGGCGCTCATTTCAAGCCATAGCGCGAGCATCCTCTCCCGCATCGAGGCGGACGAAGTTCGCTATTTCCGGCTCGATCGGCAGATGCGCCGCGCCTGCGTTAAACTGCTGACTTTGCCTGAAGACGATGCCGAAGCCAGCACCTACGTGCGCCTCGCAGTCCGCTCTTACCCCGAACTATATTTTGCGCGGTTCGTGATCTTGGCGGAGGGCGACTCGGAGCGGATCGTTTTGCCGCGGATTGCCGAAGCAAGAGGCGTGCTCCTTGACCCGTCATTTGTACCAGTCGTCCCATTGGGCGGACGATATGTCTCACACTTCTGGAGGCTGCTTACCGATCTCGGTATACCCTATGCCACGCTGCTGGATTTTGATCTTGGCCGTACCCATGGCGGAGCCAACATGATCCGAACGGCGATCGCGGCACTGAACGACGTAGGCTGCGACTTGACCGAAAATCCCCTCGTCGTTGACGGCACGATCAATCTCGACGATCTAGAAGATCTAGCCCATAAAGATGTTCTGGCCGACTGGAAAGATAATGACTGGCTTCAGGCGCTCAAGCATGAAGCTGTCTTCTTCTCCGACCCCATCGATTTGGATTTCGCGATGTTGGAGGCGTTTCCAGAGGCGTATCAGCATCCAAATCCAGGAGGGCGAGGTCCTAGGACGACGGCGGCGGCGATAGCGGAGAAAAAGACTGTTGTCCTCAAGAAAAATGGGGATAACAGCATCTACGAAGACGCCTGCTGGAACAATAGCTTCGCCTGGTATCCATATCTTTTTCTCAGCCGCAGCAAACCGGAGACTCATCTCGCCGCGCTGAGCAGGATCACACGTCGAAACCTCGCCCGCAGAGCCCCCCCGGAACTGCGCGCCCTAATCGATCATGTGAGAGACGTTCTGTTTCCCGACCCGGATGAAGACTGGTGCTAG
- a CDS encoding MauE/DoxX family redox-associated membrane protein has protein sequence MVMEEHVCPYGIKAKALLEREGFEVEDHWLTTRAETDAFQREHDVETTPQVFIAGRRIGGYDELREHFGQHVTKEGETSYRPVIAIFSVAFLMALAVSFAAFGTIFTVRALEWFIAISMCLLAVQKLQDVESFSTMFLNYDLLAPKYVRYAYFYPFGEAAAGILMVAGALTFISAPIALFIGGVGAASVFKAVYIDKRELKCACVGGGSNVPLGFVSLTENLMMIAMGIWMPYRMLVLGW, from the coding sequence ATGGTGATGGAGGAGCATGTCTGCCCCTATGGCATCAAGGCGAAGGCTCTTTTGGAGCGCGAGGGGTTTGAGGTCGAGGATCACTGGCTGACAACCCGCGCGGAGACCGACGCCTTTCAGCGCGAGCATGATGTTGAGACGACGCCGCAGGTCTTCATCGCGGGCCGCCGCATCGGCGGCTATGACGAATTGCGCGAGCATTTCGGCCAGCATGTGACGAAGGAAGGCGAGACGAGCTACCGCCCGGTGATCGCCATCTTTTCCGTCGCCTTTTTGATGGCGCTCGCCGTCAGCTTTGCCGCCTTCGGCACGATTTTCACGGTGCGCGCGCTCGAATGGTTCATCGCCATTTCGATGTGCCTGTTGGCGGTGCAGAAGCTGCAGGACGTAGAGAGTTTTTCCACCATGTTCCTGAACTACGACCTGCTCGCGCCGAAATATGTGCGCTACGCCTACTTTTACCCCTTCGGCGAGGCGGCGGCCGGGATCTTGATGGTCGCCGGGGCGCTCACCTTCATTTCCGCGCCGATCGCGCTCTTCATCGGCGGGGTGGGGGCGGCCTCCGTCTTCAAGGCCGTCTATATCGACAAGCGGGAATTGAAATGCGCCTGCGTGGGCGGCGGCAGCAATGTGCCGCTCGGCTTCGTGTCGTTGACCGAAAACCTGATGATGATCGCGATGGGGATCTGGATGCCCTACCGGATGCTGGTTCTGGGCTGGTGA
- a CDS encoding DUF1413 domain-containing protein — protein MREMRFDDEERARLERTLNARAPGAFHFPEIYGDAWDGLYIGDRVKLGRTFLNAVRAGDFPGVEDTGRKKDGGRVYRWTGR, from the coding sequence ATGAGGGAGATGCGCTTCGACGACGAGGAACGCGCACGCCTTGAACGGACGCTCAACGCCCGCGCGCCCGGCGCATTTCACTTCCCCGAGATCTATGGGGACGCCTGGGACGGGCTTTATATCGGCGACCGGGTGAAGCTCGGCCGCACGTTCTTGAACGCCGTGCGCGCCGGCGACTTTCCGGGCGTCGAAGATACGGGCCGCAAGAAGGACGGCGGCCGGGTCTATCGCTGGACCGGGCGATGA
- a CDS encoding DUF1284 domain-containing protein, with the protein MTPPVGRENRAKETAEGEGPEREGAGARAGGGDAGAGDAGAGDAGVVELRAHHLLCMLTFAGKGYSPGFVARFEEVAAAINAGAAVKIVDGPDPLCACVIAAEKEPHCFKASVTERDRKAARDVGEKLGLTIEVGTVIPLSRTRVDEMRTWFHQGTTRPACTGCEWDTLCTRLADGGFEGCLVRGV; encoded by the coding sequence ATGACCCCGCCCGTGGGCAGGGAAAACCGCGCCAAAGAGACCGCTGAGGGCGAAGGCCCGGAGAGGGAGGGTGCGGGCGCCCGCGCGGGGGGCGGCGATGCGGGCGCCGGCGATGCGGGCGCCGGCGATGCGGGGGTGGTGGAGCTGCGCGCCCACCATCTCCTGTGCATGCTGACCTTTGCGGGCAAAGGCTATTCGCCGGGCTTCGTCGCCCGCTTCGAGGAGGTGGCGGCGGCGATCAATGCGGGGGCTGCCGTCAAGATCGTCGACGGCCCCGACCCGCTCTGCGCCTGCGTGATCGCGGCGGAAAAAGAGCCGCATTGCTTCAAGGCGTCCGTCACCGAGCGCGACCGCAAGGCCGCCCGCGATGTCGGCGAGAAACTCGGGCTCACGATTGAAGTGGGCACGGTGATCCCGCTCTCCCGCACGCGGGTCGACGAGATGCGCACCTGGTTCCACCAAGGCACCACCCGCCCCGCCTGCACGGGCTGCGAATGGGACACGCTCTGCACGCGGCTGGCGGATGGGGGATTTGAGGGGTGCCTGGTGAGGGGTGTGTAG
- a CDS encoding dipeptidase produces MKAHMLQNTLARIDSAVSGEALERLFQLIRIPSISADPAYAAACRNAASWCATQLNEIGFEASVRDTIGHPMVVGHYKGAGADKPHILFYGHYDVQPADPLELWETPPFEPQVAGEGDEAKILGRGSSDDKGQFMTFIEAARALMAEEGRLPVNVTVLLEGEEESASPSLLPFLKENVEELKADVAFVCDTSQWDADTPAIATRLRGLLYEEVFIEGPSYDLHSGHYGSAARNPIHVLTKVLADLRDDEGRIQIPGFYDGVAELTAEEKAQWESLGFDPQAFLAEIGLKEPGGEKAYSVLEQIWARPTAEVNGIIGGYTGDGSKTVIPAKASAKVSFRLVGEQEPDKIREAFRAFVAARVPGDCKVTFKSHGGEGAITQPSDSEWVSRSLTALTEEWGTEAKLIGMGGSIPIVAQFKRVLGMDTVLVGFALDDDRIHSPNEKYNLKSFRHGIRSWARILSALGA; encoded by the coding sequence ATGAAGGCTCACATGCTTCAAAACACCCTTGCCCGCATCGATTCCGCCGTTTCCGGCGAGGCGCTTGAGCGGCTCTTTCAACTGATCCGCATCCCGTCGATTTCCGCCGATCCGGCCTATGCCGCCGCCTGCCGCAACGCCGCTTCCTGGTGCGCGACGCAGCTGAACGAGATCGGCTTTGAGGCGTCGGTACGCGACACGATCGGCCATCCGATGGTGGTCGGCCATTACAAGGGCGCGGGCGCGGACAAGCCGCATATCCTCTTCTACGGCCATTACGACGTGCAGCCGGCGGACCCGCTGGAATTGTGGGAGACGCCGCCGTTCGAGCCGCAGGTGGCGGGCGAGGGCGATGAGGCGAAAATTCTCGGCCGCGGCTCCTCCGACGACAAGGGCCAGTTCATGACCTTCATCGAGGCGGCGCGGGCCTTGATGGCGGAAGAGGGCCGGCTGCCGGTCAATGTGACGGTGCTTCTGGAGGGCGAGGAGGAATCGGCGAGCCCGTCGCTGCTGCCGTTCCTCAAAGAGAATGTCGAGGAGCTCAAAGCCGACGTCGCCTTCGTCTGCGACACCTCGCAATGGGACGCCGATACGCCGGCGATCGCGACGCGCCTGCGCGGGCTTCTCTATGAGGAGGTGTTCATCGAGGGGCCGTCCTATGACCTCCATTCCGGGCATTACGGCTCGGCGGCCAGGAACCCGATCCATGTCCTGACGAAGGTGCTCGCGGATCTCCGCGACGACGAGGGGCGCATCCAGATCCCGGGCTTTTACGATGGCGTCGCCGAGCTGACGGCGGAGGAAAAGGCCCAATGGGAGAGCCTCGGCTTCGACCCGCAGGCGTTTCTCGCCGAGATCGGGCTCAAAGAGCCGGGGGGCGAGAAGGCCTATTCGGTTCTGGAACAGATCTGGGCGCGGCCGACGGCGGAGGTGAACGGCATCATCGGCGGCTATACCGGCGACGGCAGCAAGACGGTGATCCCGGCGAAAGCCTCGGCGAAAGTCTCCTTCCGGCTCGTCGGCGAGCAGGAGCCGGACAAGATCCGCGAGGCGTTCCGCGCCTTCGTGGCGGCGCGCGTGCCGGGCGATTGCAAGGTGACGTTCAAGAGCCATGGCGGCGAGGGCGCGATCACCCAGCCATCCGACAGCGAATGGGTGTCGCGGTCGCTGACGGCGCTCACCGAGGAATGGGGCACGGAGGCGAAGCTCATCGGCATGGGCGGCTCGATCCCGATCGTGGCGCAGTTCAAGCGCGTGCTCGGCATGGACACGGTGCTCGTCGGCTTCGCGCTCGACGACGACCGCATCCACTCGCCGAACGAGAAATACAATCTGAAGAGTTTTCGCCACGGCATCCGCTCCTGGGCGCGGATTCTTTCCGCGCTCGGGGCGTAA
- a CDS encoding DUF4332 domain-containing protein — MPSYSISAMECLSPEECAALKRARVRTTAKLLERASTPKGRRMLAQETGISEKFILRLANMADLMRIRGVAEEYSELLEAAGVDTVKELKRRNVANLVRRMQEANAARPMVQLLPSEKRVAGWVEEAKSLPVMMTY; from the coding sequence GTGCCGTCCTATTCCATCTCGGCCATGGAATGCCTGTCGCCTGAGGAATGCGCCGCGTTGAAGCGCGCGCGCGTTCGCACGACCGCAAAACTCCTGGAGCGCGCGTCGACGCCGAAGGGGCGGCGGATGCTCGCCCAGGAAACCGGTATCTCGGAAAAATTCATCCTGCGCCTCGCCAATATGGCCGATCTCATGCGCATTCGCGGCGTGGCGGAGGAATATTCGGAGCTTCTCGAAGCCGCGGGCGTCGACACCGTCAAAGAATTGAAGCGGCGCAACGTCGCCAATCTCGTCAGGCGCATGCAGGAGGCGAACGCGGCGCGGCCGATGGTGCAGCTTCTGCCGAGCGAAAAGCGCGTCGCCGGCTGGGTCGAGGAAGCCAAAAGCCTTCCCGTGATGATGACCTATTGA
- a CDS encoding xanthine dehydrogenase family protein molybdopterin-binding subunit yields MSEIAQLTPGPRQRHGSNIGQPLTRADGRLKVTGAAIYAADNHPDGLLHAVIVPAKIARGRVTSLDVAAARAHQGVVEVMTPENRPPLAMDPYEKSNPLMFRMHLLSDATVRYAGEPIAVIIAETLEAAKEGAALLAPRYEADTPEVTLDAEPYTPEAVGPGQPAEATKGDVDAGFAAAAQVIEAVYETPPQYHNAMEPHAVVARFDGDSLFLDMPTQGLAMSRMRIAGLFGLNPENIHIRSPFLGGGFGSKGSVSSPEALGILAAQLTGRPVKLVLAREEMFGPVGHRGQTRQTVRLGIDAEGALTALDHLTRAATSRFDEFLEPSSGVGQSLYNVPALHTAHEGVRIDIGTPSFMRAPGEASGSIALESAIDEAAFAAGMDPLAFRLKNYAEVEPISGKPFSSKALKECYREGAERFGWAGRPLQPRQMRDPAGRLLGWGMATAIFPALMFQGNARAVLRRDGTGVMEAGAHDMGQGAWTAFAQIAADSLGLPVEAVDFRSGTSDLPDAGLAGGSSHTATAGNAIHRAGAAVIDKLASLAVADERSPLFGAGNVGVVAQGGRLTRRDDETATESFADILTRAGLDEIAAEGQAASDAAAQEAYAMHAHGAVFAEVAVDPELGQIRVNRLVGAFAAGRVINPRMVESQYLGGMIWGLSFALHEKAVHDRRSGRIVNANFAEYRVPVNADIQGLEAILVPEEDPHVNPLGIKGVGEIGITGTGAALANAIFHATGKRVRSFPIGLAEVV; encoded by the coding sequence ATGTCTGAGATCGCACAGCTCACGCCCGGCCCGCGCCAGCGCCACGGCTCCAATATCGGCCAGCCGCTCACCCGCGCCGATGGCCGCCTCAAAGTCACCGGCGCCGCCATCTATGCCGCCGACAACCATCCGGACGGCCTCCTCCACGCCGTCATCGTGCCGGCGAAAATCGCCCGCGGCCGCGTCACCTCCCTCGATGTCGCCGCCGCCAGGGCGCATCAGGGCGTCGTCGAGGTGATGACGCCGGAGAACCGCCCGCCGCTTGCGATGGACCCGTACGAAAAGTCCAACCCGCTCATGTTCCGCATGCATCTCCTGTCGGATGCGACGGTGCGCTATGCGGGCGAGCCGATCGCCGTCATCATCGCCGAGACGCTGGAAGCGGCGAAAGAAGGTGCGGCCCTCCTCGCCCCGCGCTACGAGGCGGACACCCCGGAAGTCACCCTCGATGCCGAGCCTTACACGCCCGAGGCCGTCGGTCCGGGCCAGCCGGCGGAGGCCACGAAGGGCGATGTCGATGCGGGTTTTGCCGCGGCCGCGCAAGTGATCGAGGCGGTCTACGAGACGCCGCCGCAATACCACAACGCCATGGAGCCGCATGCGGTCGTCGCCCGCTTCGACGGCGACAGCCTCTTCCTCGACATGCCCACCCAGGGCCTTGCCATGTCGCGGATGCGCATCGCCGGCCTTTTTGGCCTGAACCCTGAGAACATCCATATCCGCAGCCCGTTCTTGGGCGGCGGCTTCGGCTCGAAAGGCTCCGTCTCGAGCCCGGAAGCGCTCGGCATTCTCGCGGCCCAACTCACCGGGCGCCCGGTGAAGCTCGTCCTCGCCCGCGAAGAGATGTTCGGCCCCGTCGGCCATCGCGGCCAGACGCGCCAGACGGTCCGTCTCGGCATCGATGCAGAGGGCGCCCTCACCGCGCTCGATCACCTCACCCGCGCCGCCACCAGCCGCTTCGACGAGTTTCTGGAGCCCTCCTCCGGCGTCGGCCAGTCGCTCTACAACGTGCCGGCGCTCCACACCGCGCATGAAGGCGTGCGCATCGATATCGGCACGCCCTCCTTCATGCGCGCGCCGGGCGAGGCCTCGGGCTCGATCGCCCTTGAAAGCGCCATCGACGAGGCGGCCTTCGCGGCCGGCATGGACCCGCTCGCCTTCCGCCTCAAAAACTATGCCGAGGTCGAGCCGATCTCCGGAAAACCCTTCTCCTCCAAGGCGCTCAAGGAATGCTACCGCGAAGGGGCCGAGCGCTTCGGCTGGGCGGGCCGCCCGCTCCAGCCGCGCCAGATGCGCGATCCTGCGGGCCGCCTTCTCGGCTGGGGCATGGCGACGGCGATTTTTCCCGCCCTCATGTTTCAGGGCAATGCCCGCGCCGTTCTCCGCCGCGACGGCACCGGCGTGATGGAGGCGGGCGCCCACGATATGGGCCAGGGCGCCTGGACGGCCTTTGCCCAGATCGCCGCCGATTCTCTCGGCCTGCCGGTCGAGGCGGTCGATTTCCGCTCCGGCACGTCGGACCTCCCCGATGCCGGCCTCGCCGGCGGCTCGAGCCACACGGCCACCGCCGGCAACGCCATCCACCGCGCCGGTGCGGCCGTCATCGACAAGCTCGCCTCCCTCGCGGTTGCCGACGAGCGCTCGCCCCTCTTCGGCGCCGGAAATGTCGGGGTCGTCGCGCAGGGCGGCCGCCTCACCCGCCGCGACGACGAGACGGCGACCGAGAGCTTTGCCGACATTTTAACGCGCGCAGGCCTCGACGAGATCGCGGCCGAAGGCCAGGCGGCAAGCGATGCGGCCGCCCAGGAGGCCTATGCCATGCACGCCCATGGCGCCGTCTTCGCCGAAGTCGCCGTCGATCCGGAGCTCGGCCAGATCCGCGTCAACCGCCTCGTCGGCGCCTTCGCCGCCGGGCGCGTCATCAATCCGCGCATGGTGGAAAGCCAGTATCTGGGCGGCATGATCTGGGGCCTCTCCTTCGCGCTCCACGAAAAAGCCGTCCACGACCGCCGCAGCGGCCGCATCGTCAACGCCAATTTCGCCGAATACCGCGTGCCCGTGAATGCCGACATTCAGGGGCTCGAAGCGATCCTGGTGCCGGAAGAAGACCCACATGTGAACCCGCTCGGCATCAAAGGCGTCGGCGAAATCGGCATCACCGGCACCGGCGCCGCCCTCGCCAACGCCATCTTCCACGCCACGGGAAAACGTGTGCGGAGTTTTCCGATTGGATTGGCGGAGGTGGTGTAG
- a CDS encoding UvrD-helicase domain-containing protein has product MLVAPQDWRPQGVDDLEPRAWDALRETAQSVCVTAGAGAGKTEFLAQKAAYLLQTGICPEPKRILAISFKRDAAQNLAARVRQRCPADQARRFHSMTFDAFTKRMLDHFRRAIPDSYRPPADYSIASPSRQDIELFLRRHGRPDVSADRFERAVARTPLPIEETVENPRVRDLLRTYWDDQYAMPGGALVSFAMINRLVEYMVHTNPRIKRALRLTYPFVFLDEFQDTTYAQYNLVNAVFTGSESVFTAVGDDKQKIMGWAGAMDNAFDEFTVDFNAVRHALLRNWRSHKALVAVQHVIAQRIDPEVEEVEARGELAVEGDTAAIWRFDSRKQEAKQIARWIRSEVDHGRIAPHDVAILVRMRANDVEDELAPVLRAHGLTLRNLARNVGEIAIQDLLAEPLSEVLLPLFRLGARGRDPDAWNATQERLQTLAGTSPEDEAGQERLQREIGEFSRNLRQTMCDKPPDPAVADQLFAQVIDFARVERLRRAYPEYRRDADFQRVRNGFQVLLRECVENAADWSGVFDRFEGKGQVPLMTIHKSKGLEFHTMIFFGLDAHTWWSLSPNRGEELNSFFVAFTRAVQRAFFAYCSERGNAIDWLEQLLLPAGVEQIHGADIVAPDA; this is encoded by the coding sequence GTGCTAGTCGCGCCGCAAGATTGGCGACCGCAAGGCGTCGATGACCTTGAACCGCGAGCCTGGGACGCTCTGCGAGAGACCGCACAGAGCGTATGCGTGACTGCTGGCGCTGGCGCGGGCAAGACGGAATTTCTTGCGCAGAAGGCCGCCTATCTGCTGCAGACGGGTATTTGTCCCGAACCAAAGCGCATCCTGGCGATCAGTTTCAAGCGCGATGCAGCTCAAAACCTTGCCGCGCGGGTTCGCCAGCGCTGCCCTGCGGACCAGGCCCGCAGATTTCACTCGATGACGTTCGATGCATTCACGAAGCGAATGCTGGATCATTTCCGCCGTGCGATCCCTGATTCCTACCGACCGCCTGCCGACTACAGCATCGCTTCTCCCTCAAGGCAGGACATAGAGCTCTTCCTGCGAAGACACGGCCGCCCGGATGTCAGTGCGGACCGGTTTGAGCGAGCGGTCGCCCGCACGCCGCTGCCGATTGAAGAAACCGTCGAAAATCCACGCGTGCGCGATCTGCTTCGGACATACTGGGATGACCAGTACGCCATGCCGGGCGGGGCACTGGTTTCTTTTGCGATGATCAACCGCTTAGTTGAGTACATGGTTCACACGAATCCGAGGATCAAGCGCGCTTTGCGTCTGACCTACCCTTTTGTTTTTCTGGACGAGTTCCAGGATACGACCTATGCGCAATATAATCTCGTCAATGCTGTTTTTACAGGCAGCGAGTCTGTGTTTACCGCAGTCGGCGACGACAAGCAGAAGATTATGGGTTGGGCGGGCGCAATGGATAACGCGTTCGACGAATTCACTGTCGACTTCAATGCCGTTCGCCATGCGCTGCTCAGGAACTGGAGATCACACAAGGCGCTTGTTGCCGTCCAGCATGTCATCGCACAGCGGATCGATCCCGAGGTCGAGGAGGTTGAGGCGCGCGGCGAGCTGGCGGTTGAGGGGGATACAGCGGCCATTTGGCGGTTCGACAGCCGCAAACAGGAAGCCAAACAGATAGCGCGATGGATCAGGAGCGAAGTCGATCATGGCCGCATCGCCCCACACGATGTTGCGATCCTCGTGCGCATGCGGGCAAACGACGTTGAGGACGAGCTTGCGCCTGTTCTCCGCGCCCACGGCCTGACGCTGCGAAATCTTGCCAGAAACGTGGGCGAAATAGCCATCCAGGATTTGTTAGCCGAGCCTCTGTCCGAAGTTCTCCTTCCGCTCTTTCGGCTGGGGGCACGTGGGCGCGACCCCGATGCCTGGAACGCGACGCAGGAACGCCTGCAGACGTTGGCGGGTACCAGTCCCGAAGATGAGGCCGGGCAGGAGCGCTTGCAGCGCGAGATCGGAGAGTTCTCCAGGAACCTTCGACAGACGATGTGTGACAAGCCGCCTGATCCAGCAGTGGCAGACCAGCTGTTCGCCCAAGTTATCGACTTCGCCAGGGTAGAGCGTCTGCGTCGGGCCTACCCCGAATATCGCCGCGACGCTGATTTTCAGCGCGTGCGCAACGGCTTTCAGGTTCTCTTGCGGGAATGCGTCGAGAATGCTGCGGACTGGAGCGGCGTCTTTGATCGCTTCGAAGGCAAGGGTCAGGTCCCGCTCATGACAATCCACAAGAGCAAGGGCCTCGAATTTCACACTATGATCTTTTTTGGCCTCGATGCCCATACATGGTGGAGCCTGTCGCCAAATCGCGGCGAAGAGCTTAATTCATTTTTTGTTGCCTTTACCCGAGCGGTGCAGCGGGCGTTTTTCGCTTACTGCTCCGAACGGGGCAATGCCATAGACTGGCTGGAGCAGCTTCTGCTGCCAGCAGGCGTGGAGCAGATCCACGGGGCTGATATCGTTGCTCCCGACGCGTAA
- a CDS encoding DUF2267 domain-containing protein — protein sequence MLCSTREIRLPLASPPPRGHNPSPKRPGKTLMEELVQRVRRALGVDAETAQSAIRAVFSFLNREGPEAEMAKLVAAIDGAEDYVGPTPDQDAVTLGGLGGLMGGGIMEILGALQGLGLDIGQIQTLGEEIFGFAREKVGTETTDKLVRGTPGLSQFL from the coding sequence ATGCTATGCTCGACTAGGGAAATTCGCCTCCCCCTTGCCTCCCCTCCTCCCCGCGGCCATAACCCCTCGCCGAAACGTCCCGGGAAAACCCTCATGGAAGAGCTCGTTCAGCGCGTCAGGCGCGCCCTTGGTGTCGACGCGGAGACGGCGCAATCTGCCATCCGCGCCGTGTTCTCCTTCCTCAACCGGGAGGGCCCCGAGGCGGAGATGGCGAAACTCGTCGCGGCGATCGACGGGGCGGAAGACTATGTCGGGCCGACGCCCGATCAGGATGCGGTGACGCTCGGCGGTCTCGGCGGGCTGATGGGCGGCGGCATCATGGAAATTCTGGGCGCCCTGCAGGGGCTCGGCCTCGACATCGGCCAGATCCAGACGCTCGGCGAGGAAATCTTCGGCTTTGCCCGCGAAAAGGTCGGCACGGAAACGACCGACAAACTGGTGCGCGGCACGCCGGGGCTTTCGCAGTTTCTCTAA